CCAATGCCAAGGATTATGCCGGTAGCGATTCCCGGAAATGCCGTGGGTAAGACAATCTTGAGTATTGTATCAATCTTGCCAACACCTAAAGAATAACTTATCTCACGATATGCACTAGGTACTGCCTTTATCGCCTCCTCTGATGTTCTAATGATTGTGGGCAGAATCATTACTGCAAGCGTAAAGCCACCGGAAAGTATGCTCCAGCCTAATTTTAATGTAATCACAAAAAAGATAAATCCGAACAGTCCGAATATGATAGAAGGGACACCAGCAAGACAATCTGCACCAAAACTGATGATCCTTCTTACCCACCCACCTTTTGTATATTCGGTTAAATAAAGGGCTGTGCCGATACCCAAGGGAGTGGCAATTATGATTGCAACCAATGTTACCAGTAATGTTCCAATTATTGAAGGGAATATACCTCCTTCTCTACCCATTGCCTTTGTGGGCTGGGTGAGGAATTCCCAGGTTATTGAAGAAAAACCGTTTTTAAAAACAAAAATGATGACAAAGAAAAGGATAGATATTACAAAGATTGTGCATATCAATAAGCCAATATAGGCAATTATTTGACTTGTTCTTGGTCCGATTCTAAATGTCATTCTCTCCGTGCAATCCTTATTGCAAGAATATTTAAAATAATGATGATAATAAAGAGTATTGAACCACAGGCGAAGAGTGCAAGGCGGTGATCACCAGTTGAATAACCAAGTTCTAATGCAATCGTTGAGGTGATTGTTCTTACCGAATCAAGGATTGAATGGGGAATTTTTAACGCATTTCCAGCAATCATGATTACTGCCATTGTCTCACCTAT
The candidate division WOR-3 bacterium genome window above contains:
- the pstA gene encoding phosphate ABC transporter permease PstA, which translates into the protein MTFRIGPRTSQIIAYIGLLICTIFVISILFFVIIFVFKNGFSSITWEFLTQPTKAMGREGGIFPSIIGTLLVTLVAIIIATPLGIGTALYLTEYTKGGWVRRIISFGADCLAGVPSIIFGLFGFIFFVITLKLGWSILSGGFTLAVMILPTIIRTSEEAIKAVPSAYREISYSLGVGKIDTILKIVLPTAFPGIATGIILGIGRAVSETAAVIFTAGSSLNMPTDLFSSTRTLAVHFYILAREGISMSKAYGTATVLIISILIINFVAYRLMHRFIARYY